In a single window of the Fusarium falciforme chromosome 3, complete sequence genome:
- a CDS encoding HET domain-containing protein: protein MMEPTAGEPMKLEEDPASQQYELKLYDQRCEAGVVQHCNLCRNITRRRFPYTLNAENSLFQASARECSVCAAVCDSLAGIRSSLQLQWNSLNFRFNACSKTPRFFASQVTLNDTYRCAQFQIFTELSQPGPEPIIGAARSIAAESNSSQCFDLIRHWISECAQHSACAPPSSSSRLPTRLLDLRAGEHGHVKLYETHGGEADLYVALSHCWGPKGLPAAAKTINATKDDRMQGIRIEALPKSFRDAIAICHELGIRYLWIDSLCIIQQDKDDWEKECSRMRDVYRNSYLTISVAHSRDSSEGCFSTRPSKYLSTKVGSISHQGQAYDIMARESIMHYEIAGSDSKNSDFPLFSRAWTFQERLLSQRVVHYGETELIWECNTLCDCECAASREFLAPWDWEKSPKVRFANMMNQPRHGPEFRRDWAALMRRFSLMQLSFDADRLPSLSGLAQNLECSDTGRYLAGLWERELPWMVGWMSMGKDACRPSSTPKPPRWSWTSVENIWVSWNYTADLSSHGEWITVWPNGRDLAEHNDAFRIVRCTVKSKGYTPLGEHDAFGRVSSGTLIISGQLVSAVLRDDFFCERNTIKQRLSPDVRGEPGLYIARRPVYCLMIGAMSTESSKYPGLVTVFSLILRLREGDVERRRTYERIGLMSQNNHFSWKETPAWWEDAESAVVEIT from the exons ATGATGGAGCCCACGGCCGGGGAGCCCATGAAGCTAGAAGAAGACCCAGCCTCGCAACAGTATGAGCTGAAGCTTTACGACCAGCGGTGCGAGGCGGGAGTCGTACAGCATTGCAACCTCTGCCGCAACATCACCCGCAGACGATTTCCGTACACATTAAACGCAGAAAACAGTCTTTTCCAGGCCTCAGCTCGAGAATGCAGCGTGTGCGCTGCTGTATGCGACAGCTTGGCAGGGATCCGTTCAAGCTTGCAGCTGCAGTGGAACTCGCTGAACTTCCGCTTCAATGCCTGCAGCAAAACACCGAGATTCTTTGCTTCACAGGTGACACTCAATGACACATATCGATGTGCTCAGTTTCAGATCTTTACTGAGCTCA GTCAGCCAGGCCCTGAGCCCATCATCGGCGCCGCAAGGAGCATTGCGGCCGAGTCCAATTCAAGCCAATGCTTTGATCTCATACGGCATTGGATCTCAGAGTGTGCTCAGCACTCAGCGTGTGCTcccccatcctcctcctccagactGCCGACCCGCCTTCTCGACCTGCGGGCTGGTGAGCATGGCCATGTTAAGTTGTACGAGACACACGGAGGAGAGGCAGATTTGTACGTCGCCCTGAGTCATTGCTGGGGCCCCAAAGGCCTTCCAGCTGCAGCTAAGACAATAAACGCGACCAAGGACGACCGCATGCAAGGAATTCGAATCGAAGCCTTACCCAAGTCTTTCCGAGACGCTATCGCTATCTGCCATGAGCTCGGAATACGGTACCTGTGGATTGACTCACTGTGCATCATCCAACAGGACAAGGATGACTGGGAGAAGGAGTGCTCCCGCATGAGAGATGTTTACAGAAACTCATACTTGACGATATCCGTGGCTCACTCCCGTGACAGTTCCGAAGGGTGTTTCTCAACACGTCCCAGTAAGTATCTGTCCACAAAGGTCGGCTCCATCAGCCACCAGGGCCAGGCCTACGATATCATGGCAAGGGAGAGCATCATGCACTACGAAATAGCGGGATCGGACAGTAAAAATTCGGATTTCCCTCTCTTTTCACGGGCATGGACGTTTCAAGAGCGGCTGCTCTCTCAGCGCGTGGTCCACTACGGCGAGACAGAGCTGATCTGGGAGTGCAATACCTTGTGCGACTGCGAGTGCGCTGCTTCTCGGGAGTTTCTGGCCCCTTGGGACTGGGAGAAGAGCCCCAAAGTCAGGTTTGCCAACATGATGAACCAACCAAGACATGGGCCAGAATTTCGCCGTGACTGGGCCGCCCTGATGCGGCGTTTCTCCCTCATGCAGCTCAGTTTCGACGCCGATCGCCTTCCATCCCTCTCTGGCCTTGCCCAGAATCTAGAGTGCAGCGACACGGGGAGATACCTTGCTGGCCTGTGGGAGAGGGAGCTGCCCTGGATGGTAGGGTGGATGAGCATGGGCAAAGACGCGTGCCGCCCATCCTCAACCCCAAAGCCCCCAAGGTGGTCTTGGACCTCGGTCGAGAACATTTGGGTTTCCTGGAACTACACCGCTGATCTGAGCAGCCACGGCGAATGGATCACTGTGTGGCCAAATGGTAGGGACCTGGCAGAGCACAACGATGCATTCAGGATAGTCCGATGTACAGTCAAGAGCAAGGGCTATACCCCTCTCGGAGAACATGACGCGTTTGGGCGAGTCTCCTCTGGCACACTTATCATCTCCGGACAACTCGTCTCTGCGGTACTGAGGGATGACTTCTTTTGCGAGCGGAACACGATCAAGCAACGTTTGAGCCCGGATGTGCGAGGGGAACCAGGTCTCTATATCGCAAGACGACCGGTCTACTGCCTCATGATCGGCGCCATGAGCACCGAGAGCTCCAAGTATCCCGGCTTGGTCACTGTTTTCTCCCTGATTCTGAGACTTCGAGAAGGGGACGTTGAGAGGAGACGTACCTATGAGCGGATTGGACTCATGAGCCAGAACAATCACTTTTCTTGGAAGGAGACGCCTGCCTGGTGGGAGGATGCTGAGAGCGCTGTGGTGGAGATTACCTAG
- a CDS encoding HET and ankyrin domain protein, which yields MYRWYQEAEICYAYLADVPSREFSQSRWFTRGWTLQELIAPSTVIFFDKEWEVIGTKSELARLISDRTQISIGILSGGDIWSASVAQRMSWVSKRKTTRIEDLAYCLMGIFDIHMPMIYGEGERAFIRLQEQIMKTSDDFSLFAWRSTENHGGLLATSPAAFDTSHSIVRLGRSDTFSSPISVDNQGVHLKLRFIPQSDSPTLGLAVLNCTLIGRAETPIAIYLETTDPTKQYFRRVQSERLHLLDQHDSSWPEIAICVQQPHETPMGRSREVTSFRQRRTGTTPLLYAAKRGHKSTVTDLLNWSDVEPNSMDETGRTALWVAAENGHEEVVTVLRDRIDVKADLKDANGRMPLWIAASNGHEQVVRALLDRIDVEADSKDADGWTPLAIAASKGHEAIVKMMEQRGQASQTLACPFSKHYPHKKWPRCQRGWESVHRIRKHIYRAHALRIHCDRCFKEFKEETDLEQHRHEAIPCQVIDAPNDRICIKEDIIRKLRSRKRVRNVSTEERWKQMYAIIFPDVNDKDIPTPYYHLHITDITDEMRAQHRSFLRREVPDRVIRELAAMLNEMPEFRDDLRCSEGQLSEIIHRSVWDTFDTIFPSPPQPTAPPEAPHDDMSD from the exons ATGTACCGCTGGTACCAAGAAGCCGAAATATGTTACGCATATCTTGCCGATGTGCCGTCTCGCGAGTTTTCGCAGAGCCGATGGTTTACTAGAGGATGGACCCTCCAGGAGCTTATCGCTCCCTCGACagtcatcttcttcgacaAGGAATGGGAAGTGATAGGAACAAAGTCTGAGCTGGCAAGGCTTATATCCGACCGAACGCAAATATCCATCGGTATCCTTTCAGGAGGCGACATTTGGAGCGCGAGCGTCGCGCAGAGGATGTCATGGGTTTCAAAGAGAAAGACGACGAGAATTGAAGATTTGGCATACTGTCTAATGGGTATATTTGACATCCACATGCCCATGATATATGGAGAAGGTGAAAGAGCTTTCATCAGACTCCAGGAGCAGATTATGAAGACCTCGGACGATTTCAGCCTCTTTGCCTGGAGATCGACAGAAAACCACGGCGGGCTTCTAGCAACTTCCCCGGCTGCATTTGACACGTCGCACAGCATCGTCCGTTTAGGTCGCTCCGATACCTTCAGCAGCCCCATATCCGTTGACAATCAAGGTGTCCACCTGAAGCTCAGATTTATTCCTCAGTCGGATTCCCCGACCTTGGGTCTCGCAGTCCTCAATTGTACGCTGATTGGAAGAGCGGAAACTCCAATCGCAATCTACCTCGAAACCACGGATCCGACGAAGCAATACTTCAGGAGGGTTCAGAGTGAGAGATTGCACCTACTGGATCAGCATGATTCTAGCTGGCCTGAGATAGCCATCTGCGTTCAACAACCTCATGAGACTCCCATGGGGAGATCAAGGGAAGTGACAAGTTTTAGACAGAGACGGACAGGAACAACACCCCTGCTATATGCAGCCAAAAGAGGGCACAAATCCACGGTGACGGATTTGCTAAACTGGAGCGACGTGGAACCCAATTCAATGGACGAGACTGGGCGAACGGCATTATGGGTGGCGGCAGAGAACGGGCATGAGGAGGTGGTCACGGTGCTACGAGATCGAATCGATGTCAAGGCCGACTTAAAGGATGCGAATGGACGGATGCCACTATGGATAGCGGCATCCAACGGACATGAGCAGGTAGTGAGGGCGCTACTGGATCGAATCGACGTTGAAGCCGACTCAAAGGACGCTGACGGATGGACGCCATTAGCGATAGCGGCATCCAAGGGGCACGAAGCGATTGTCAAGATGATGGAGCAAAGAGGGCAGGCCTCGCAAACTCTCGCATGCCCATTCTCGAAGCATTACCCTCACAAGAAGTGGCCTCGGTGCCAGAGAGGCTGGGAATCGGTTCACCGGATTAG GAAACATATCTACAGAGCCCACGCTCTAAGAATCCACTGCGATAGGTGCTTTAAGGAGTTCAAAGAAGAAACGGACCTTGAGCAACATCGCCACGAAGCCATACCTTGCCAAGTCATCGATGCTCCTAACGATAGGATTTGCATTAAGGAAGATATCATTAGGAAACTCCGGTCAAGAAAACGTGTGCGAAACGTCTCGACAGAGGAACGGTGGAAGCAGATGTATGCAATCATCTTCCCCGATGTCAACGACAAGGACATACCCACACCCT ACTACCACCTACATATCACTGACATCACTGACGAAATGCGAGCCCAACATCGGAGCTTCTTACGACGAGAGGTCCCTGATAGAGTTATCCGCGAGTTAGCCGCGATGTTAAATGAGATGCCAGAGTTTCGGGATGATTTGCGTTGCTCAGAGGGGCAGCTTTCAGAAATTATACATCGATCGGTTTGGGACACTTTCGATACTATCTTCCCCAGTCCCCCGCAGCCTACGGCGCCCCCAGAAGCACCTCACGACGATATGTCAGACTGA